The region TTTGCGGTCCGGTCCAAATGCTGTTAATTGATTGACCATACAACATGGAGCGATCGCCCCGCGCCAGAGTTGTATGCCCATTCACATCAACAGCCCACTGTTGCCAGTGTTCATCTCCCATCATGCCCACCCGAAACAACACCTGCTCCGGATGATTCTGGCTCCAACCCAACAGCACAGCATTAGTATACCGAATTCGGGTTGGAGCAATCGTATACACCCGATTGCGGGATCGATCAGCAATCACAGCGTAATCCGAAGCAATATCAGAACCAAACAGCGACTCAAACTCTCGTGCCAGGAGGCGATCGCCTGATTCCGACCAGGACACTGGAATCACAATGGAAATTCTTCCCGCCAAATTAGCCCCCGTATTCAAGAATGGATTATCTGCCAGAGGTGATTTTGGAGTAATTGCTTGTAAATCACCAGTTCGCAGGTTCTCCAAAAATAAGACACTGGTTACATGGCTCCGAAAGTAGTCAGGCTCCACTTGCATTTGAATTCGACTGTATGCCGCATACTCACGATCCGGTGAGATCAAAGACTGGCTGCGATAGCAATACGCTCCAGATAAGTTGCTGGAATGGCTTGCACTAAACGTCGCCAGTACCCAACCCCATGGAATTGGATGGGGACTATCTAGTGGATCGATTTGCACGGAGTGGGAGTGATAGGACATAGCAAACCCTTAATTGTGCGAGGAACGGAATGCAAAGCAGCCTCTGGTAAGGTCAAGAACCAGAAGCACCGGGAACCACCAACGGAGTTAGCGAGAAAAAGCAAAAGCTACCGACTCGGGCTACACTACTACAGCCCCAATAGCACAGTAGAGCGAGAATTTTAGCTCAAATAACGAGTCTTATGCTAAGAGCTAAACCGCAAACCTTTTTCTCAAAAGATGCTCACTTAGAACACTGGAGTTACCTTCATGTATAGCAGCCATTCTACGGAAAGGACGCTTTATTTAATTAAGTTTCCAGGAGATTTAACCTTTTTAGCAGTAGTGTAAATTCTCGGCTTGAGATTCATAGATTTTAGATTGAGAAACCTAACAGATTGGTATGAACATTGTTTTTTTTGGAACGCCTGAGTTTGCGGTGCCTAGCCTGGAACACTTGATCGCTCGATCAGAATTTAACGTTTTAGCCGTTGTGACCCAGCCAGACAAACGACGGGGACGCGGCAACCAGCTTATCGCATCTCCAGTGAAAGCAGCAGCACTGCGTCATCACATCCCCGTTTGGCAGCCTCAAAGCGTTAAAAAGGATGCTGCCACGCTCGAACAGTTGAAAACTGCTCAGGCAGACGCTTTTGTGGTAGTTGCTTATGGTCAAATTCTATCTCCAGCAATTTTGGCAATGCCGAGGTTGGGATGCATTAATGCGCATGGTTCCATTCTGCCCAAATATCGGGGGGCAGCGCCGATTCAGTGGAGTTTGTATCACGGCGATCGCGAAACTGGGATTACAACCATGCTAATGGATGCAGGCATGGATACTGGACCGATGCTGCTAAAAGTTCGGACTCCAATCGCCTTGCTAGAGAATTTTGATGATTTAGCGGCTCGTCTGGCTCAGTTATCTGCGGATTTGTTAGTAGAAACATTGCTCAAATTGGAACAGGGAATGATTCGACCCATACCGCAAGATCCAGAACAGGCAACCTATGCACCTCTGATTAAAAAATCGGATTACGAACTAGATTGGTCACGAACTGCGATCGCCTTACACAATCAGGTACGGGGGTTCTATCCCAACTGTACCACCTCGTTTCGAGGAGAGGGAATCAAGTTGATGAAGACCGTGCCACTCGGTGAAGCTTACTGGGACGTTTTGCCCACCGAGTATCAGCAACTCGCTCAAGACTGGAACGAGCTTTGTGAGAAATTGGGAGAGCCTGGAGAAATTATTGCGATCGCCAAAGGCTTGGGACCGATTGTGCAAACTGGAGAGGGGCTGCTACTGCTGCGAGAGGTGCAATTAGCAGGCAAACGTCCACAATCAGGCGGAGATTTTGCCAATGGCTCTCGTCTTGCGATCGGTGAATGTTTCCTCTCAAGTTCGATCCCACCAGTTTCTATTCAATCTGAAATTTAGGTCACTATACCAATCTGAAATTTAGGTCAAAGGCTTATTGCCTCGTAAAAACGACATCCACTACACGGTCCATCAGGATTAACAGCACACCGGATTAACTCCGAACGGGCATTGAAGCGACAACGGCTATCTCCCAAAACCCAGCGCCCATCTATCTGACTTTTCTCAAAAGGGGGTTGGGCAGATTGGACATAGAGCGCCACTTTGTGCAGTCGATAATGTCCAGCCTTGAACTGATAGCAATGACGACGCTCTAAAATCGCATAGGTTTTTCCCTCTAAGTCCAGATAGGAACCGGGCTGGGGGATCCAATCAAGTTGAATCTTGCCAAGTGAGCGTTCAGGGTGAGCCAGGATCACTTCTGTTAGCAGTGCAGGCGCTTCCATAACCGTGTTGTTGCTGACACTTTGTTTGATACTACCGCACTCGTGGGATCAACTCGGTTGCTCGCCGAGTTGTCGCTACAGGTTCCATATGTATGCCGATATACGATCCCCCAGAGTATGGTATACATAGTGAGGTTTTGTTGCGGTTTTTTAAGAGAAAACTTCATTGTTCGTTTGTCTCTAACCCACAAAACTTGCAGGCATCTCCCCACTCGCATGGTTCTCAGGTGGCGATCGCTGTCGCAGGCGTCACGTTCTTCAACGTGCCCATAGATTGACAGTCATTCATCTTTAACTATGTAGGGTCGTTGCCTCATCGCCTCCCTTTTATCCACGGATCTTCATGACGCTGACTTTCCCCTCTCAACCAATAACCTCAACTCAGACAACTTCCGACTTTCACCTTAAAGACATCCTTAAAACACTGCCCAAAGAATGCTTTCAAAAAGATATGTGGAAAGCCTGGACAGGGTTGCTGACAAATGTCTGCATGGTTGCATTGGGATACCTGAGCATTGCTCATTCCCCCTGGTTTTTGCTGCCTATTGCCTGGGTTTTCACAGGAACCGCATTGACTGGTTTTTTTGTCATTGCTCATGATTGTGGTCACCGTTCTTTTGCCAAACGGCGCTGGGTCAATGATCTGATCGGTCATCTATTCATGCTGCCATTGATTTATCCCTTCCACTGTTGGCGGATTCTCCATAACCAGCATCATGCTCACACGAACAAGATGGAAATCGATAATGCCTGGCAACCGTTTAGACCCGAAACATTTGAGGCGTTTAATAGTTTGATGCGCGTTGCTTATAAAGGCATGCGCGGCTGGTTGTGGTGGTTAGCATCCATTGTTCACTGGGCAGGGTTGCACTTTAACCTGGCAAACTTTGCTGCAAAAGATCGGGGCAAAGTGAAATTGTCGATCGCGATCGTTGGAGTATTCGCTGCCATCTTCTTTCCCATCCTGATTGGGACACTGGGCATTTGGGGATTTGTTAAATTCTGGTTACTACCCTGGTTGGTGTATCACTTCTGGATGAGCACCTTTACCCTGGTGCATCACACTGCTCCGCATATTTCATTCAGCGAGCCAGAAGACTGGAACGCCGCCAAAGCTCAACTTGCTGGCACCGTCCATTGTGAATATCCAGCTTGGGTAGAATTTTTGTGTCACCATATCAATGTACACATTCCGCACCATGTCTCCACAGCAATTCCGTCCTATAACCTGCGCATGGCGCACAACAGCCTGAAGCAAAATTGGGGAGCATATTTGACTGAATCTCAGTTTTCCTGGTCGTTGATGCAAACGATTGTGACAGAGTGCCATCTGTATGACAAGCGGGGTGGCTATTTATCATTTCAAGATTTTCACCAAAAAGGTTAGATGCCTGGAATCACTGTCACTTTGGTCAGCAAGCTTAGGACGAAACAATCAGCTTCGATGTTCTGTTCGGGTAGGCTTGCTGACTTTTCTTTGCCTGGACTTGTGTGGTGATGCCGATAACCTATGCGCCTTTGACAAAACCGCAGACACCATACAAAAGGTGATTTCTTACTACAATCAGAAACTGCTGTCGTCACCTGTCAACCAAACATAAGTGCGCCACATTTGCAAATCGAGGCTATCCTGGGTCTAGTCTGAAGGCACTAGGTAGGAGTTGCAACCATGAAAGCGCAGTTGTGGCTTAGTTTTTTAGGAATTATCTTATCCCTTTTGGGATGTTCCAACGACTCTAGCAATACCTTGTCGCAGTCATCTGCGGTTGCACCAACTACTGGAAATATCCAGCCACAAGAGTTTGCGACTCCTCTCGTTCAGCAATCTGCCAGGGCAGCCACGACGAGACCTGTTCCGGGGCTATTACAACCAACGAATGCAAAAGCTCGGACGAATAGCATTGTCACCGGACGCCGCGACCCATTTGCACCCATCTCTAGCTCAACTGTACCGATTGTGATGTCTTCTGGGCAAAAAGCGCCTAACGTTGCACCGTTACCCACGACCGTAGCGATCGCACCAAAACAACCCCCGACAATTATTCTGCCACCAATCACTTCTACCCCACCAGTCTTGCCCTTGCCCAACCTGCCCACCAGTTCTGCCTTACCGCCTGTGGGTGTCACATCGGTTCCTGTCACACCGCCCTCTCCCACATCCCTGGCAGAATCAATTGAAGTCAGCGGGGTCGTGCAAGTTGCGGGCAAATGGAGTGTGATTGTGAAAGAGCCAACTGCTTCCAGTAGTCGTCATGTAGCAGTAGGAGAATATTTAGAGAACGGCAAGGTGTTAGTGAAAAAGATTGTTTCGCCTGGCAGTACAGATCCAATCGTAGTTTTACAACAGAATGGGGTTGAGATTCGCAAATCTCTGGTTTAGGCTGGGTACAGTGAAGCGTGCCCTTAGACGATGGAGCTGAACGTGCGATGAGCACTCGCAAAACATCCTTCCGTGTAACTGAGCGTCGTTCTCTCAACTACGAAGAGACCTATCTGTGTCCAGTGTGTCGTCATGGGCAGATTTCATCACTGGCTTTGATGGATGCTTTTTCCTGTAATTTTTGTCGTCATATCTTCACAGCCGATTTACGGGATCAATCCATTCGGGTAGAAGACAGTTCCCAACCGATGACCTGGCGCTGGAATGGGCATGGCTGGCAGGGCTTACATCGCACTAATGTGGATTTAACGGCAGTGATCTGGTTGATTGGCGCTGCCTTAGTAATTTTGCCACCTAGCCTGATTTGGATTTCATCACATACTTTCCCACCCGTTGAAGGGGAGAAATTATCCTGGTTTCCAACCGTTTGGGTCAGTCTGGCATTTTTGATACATCTTACCTTTGTTTCCTGGCTACTGGCAGAACATTACCAACTACCGCTGTATGTCACCTGTAAGGTGCGGCTGCAAATGTTGTTGGGCAGACGGTAACAGCGAAAAGTTGGGATCTAGACGCTGGATCAGGATTTGGATGGACGCAATATCTTTTGTGGTTGTATGAGGTTGTTTTTTTAACCAGGCGATCGCAGCAGATCGTCCTTGTTGGGCAGCAATCAGTAACGTTCCCCAACTTTTCACTGCCAATTTATCAGGACTAACACGCAGAGATGCTTTAATGCGATTTTCCAACCGCCCTTTATCGGTCTTTAATACTCCTAGTGTTTCCTGGCTTGCTTCTGCAGAAGATTCAAACACTGTAAGCGCGCGCTCCCAGCGCCCATCAATCAGGTTGGCAAGAATTTGTTGACCGGGACTGGACCACGATCCTTCTGCCTGATTTTGGGTTGCCAGAGCATGCCATCGTATTAGATCCAGTTGAGCTTGAGTTGCCGCAGACCATTGTTGCGGCGATCGCTGCTGAAACGATTGCAACCACTTGAGGCTGGTAGACCACAACCGACTACGAGCCAGCAACAACGCACTGCGGTAGTGAGAATCCTCTAGCACAGGTTCTGTCACCGAAATCGGCTCTAACTGTACTGGGCTATGGACAAAGTTGTGAGGCTTGACCTGATAAATCTCAAAGGAAGGCTCCATCCCAATTGTTTGATTCACAATCAGCTCGGGGGTGCCCCCCCCAGAAACCTCTTTCCAAACAGGTTCATCTTCTGAGGGACTGGTCCATTGCAGTTTCACGCTGAGATGGTAATGGGCAGGATGGTAGTAGAGGATTTGTCCATAGGCGATCGCATCATTCCCCCGTTTGTGAGTTCCACTCAAGTTCAGCCAAACTCCTTGCTTGGGAACAGTGCCTTCATACCGATCAATCTGAGTTAAGGGTAAAGCACGACTCGACCCTTGATTCTCGGAACTGGCTTCTACCAGGGGAGCAATTGCAAAGGATTCTTCCAGTCCGGTAATTGCCAGTTGGCGAACAAGGTAGTAAGCATCTTTTGTGATCAGCGATCGGCGTTGATCAGTAGCAGTTTGATACACACGCAGTTCCACAATGCGATCGCAATTAAACATACAGTTCGCTTCTACCTGGCGCACAGGCAATAACCAATCGGCTGCAGGAGTTTTGCCGTCCCAAAAACTCAAACTTTTGCCTAACGAAATGAAGTCTCCAGGTAGCTTCCCTTGCTGATGCAGTTCACTTCTGATCTCCTGCAACGATTTGGCAGGTTGCTCTATCACGCGATCTGTAATCCACCCGGGGACAAACCGGTTCACCCATTTCACTGATTGTGGATTCACGATGAGTTGCACACTCAACCAGCTTATTCCAACCAGGCCACTCGCTAAACCTGCAATCAGCGCGATCGCCCACACAATTCCCCAATAGGACTTCCTGGTCAGAGGCGAAACAGTGGACAGTTGCTGAGCACATAGTTGAGGGGAGGCAACCCGCATCCCCTTCTGCAAAACTGATTTTCCAGCGTTAGTGCTGGGTTTAGAACGACCAGAAACCGATTTGGGATGATTCGTTCCCATGCATAAAGTCAGTGACAATAGGAATGCGCCTTACTCTACCCGCAATTAGGGGAAATAACACAGGTATCACAAAACGTTAGAATCTCGCGATTTCGATTTAAAGTCTCGCCTTCTCGGCTGTAATCAGCAATCTACGACCTAAGCAATCGATTTAGGCAATCTATGTTGACTCAGCCCGCAACTGCTCCATCTCTTTCTGTAGGTGCTGCCCCCATCGACCGGCAAGTACGGGATCTGTAAACGGAATACGAATGGAAGTTGAGCGATCGCGATCAACAAACTCCAACTCTGCCCGCCCCTTCCCCGGTGGACGTTCCATCTCAACCAGTTGCCCATTCACTAATAATCGAACTGCATGCACTGTCTTCAACGAAAACGTCTGAAGCTGGATAGGACCTTGCCGGGTCGGTACTCCCCAGGTCAATTCATCCCCTTTTTGTCCGATTACTGAAAAAATATCGTATTTTGCACGGTCAAAGGATTCTGCCCATTTCTGATACGCTTCTACCTTCTGATATTCGCGCCAGCCTGTCCACGCTAGACCAATAAAAAATACCAACAACGGCAACCAGAGCAAACCACGTTCCATAAGTGCAGTTTCTTTTTGGAAAAGTTGGAAAAGGGCTAGGAGATAGGGACAGCCAATGCTTATACTGCTTCGTACTCCAACCTTAATCTTAAAGGCTTTGCTGCACTCCCGATTCCCGATTGACTGGGAAGCGACAAAGCTTTGCCCCTACAAGAACTGGTTCCTCATCGCATCCTTAACTATCTGCAACAAATCACCACTCCACACTTTCCAGGCTCGTAGGTTATGGTGGTAAGCAACCTCGACCGTGGGCAGATGTGATGAAAAGGTTTTTGCTGCTGGTGTTGTTTCTCGTAGGATTGGGCTGGGCACTGACCAATTATCAAGGTTTGGCAACGCAAGGAACTTACAACTCAATCATTCTGGACTTTCGCGAAGACGTGGGAGCTGCCCAAATCGAGAGCCAGATTGAGGCGATCGCGAACGAGTTCAAAATCGCCCCTCGCTACAATAGTGAATTTTCATTGAGCGATCACATTTTTGTCGTGAGTGGTGACCCGACGTTCTTAAACAAGTTGAAGCAATCTGAGCTGCGCAAATACACCGAATATATTGAGCCAAACTATATTTATTCCAACTATGCAATTCCTAACGATCCGGACTACGGCAAACAATGGAATATGCGTAGCATTAATGTTGAGCAAGCCTGGGATGAAACAAAAGGCAAAGATATTACCGTTGCCGTGATTGATACTGGCATTAGCCCAGTTCCAGATTTGCAAGACACGAAGTTTGTCGCAGGGTATGACTTTGTCAACGATCAGTCTGAAGCAAAAGACGACAATGGGCATGGAACTCATGTGGCAGGCACGATCGCTCAGGCGACTAATAATAACTTTGGAGTTGCCGGAATTGCTTATGAAGCTACTTTAATGCCGCTGAAAGTGCTCAGTGCTGATGGAGGGGGAACGGTTGCAGACATTGCTGAAGCAATTCGGTTTGCCGCTGATCATGGAGCGGATGTGATCAACATGAGCCTGGGTGGCGGTGGTGAGAGTAACTTAATGAAAGAAGCGATCGCCTATGCCCACAGTAAAAACGTTGTTGTTGTAGCAGCCGCTGGCAACTCAGGGCGAAATGCAGCTGAGTATCCTGCCCGTTACCCCTATGTCATTGGGGTCTCGGCGCTGGATGCTGCCGGAACCAAAACTCCCTACTCCAACTATGGCGCAGGTATCGACATCTCTGCCCCAGGTGGATTAATCAATGGTGACGATAAACTCGGTGGCATTTTGCAAAACACTGTCAATCCTCAAACTGGGGAATCCGTGTTTGAAGCCTACCAAGGAACCAGCATGGCATCTCCCCATGTAGCTGGGGTAGCAGCGCTGGTGAAGGCAATGGGTGTTGAGAACCCCGATGAAGTGGAAGATGTTTTGAAACAAGCATCGTTGCGTGTAGAAGATGACCCACTCAACCATTACGGTGCTGGTAAGCTGAATGCTGCCGAAGCTGTGAAATTAGCCGGAAAAGGGAAGTTTTCTTTCCGCGACTTCTTCCGCTGGCTACGAGACAACGGCTATCTCAATCCTCGCTTCTGGTTTGATGGCGGTGTGATTGCCCTGTGGCCGAAGCTCCTCATGGTATTAGGGTCTTATCTGCTGGCATGGTTCCTCAAACACTACTTCCCCTTTGCCTGGACGTGGTCTCTCTCAACCGGGCTAGTGATGGGAAGTTCAGGGTTGTTCTTCTTGCGAGGACTGTATCTGTACGATGCGCCACAATGGCCCTTCCGGCTGATGGGTAGTTCCATTCCAGAGATGGGTAGCGCTGTGCAGGCAAACGGTTTACTCAATCCATTCTTTGCCAGTGTGTTGATCCCACTCGTTTTAGTCGTGTTATTCCTGGGGCACGCTTCCTGGAAGTGGTTTGCCGTCGGTACAACGATTGGGGTAGCAGTCTGTTTGGCAGTGAGTGCTGTAAATGCGCCGGGGTTGATGTGGTTGGGAGATGGCGCGATCGCGCGCATCTTTCTAGTTGTCAATGCTCTGCTGTGTTTTGCACTGGTTCGTCTTGTCCTTAAACCGGAAACCCGCACCTCATGAGTATTCAAGTCGAAGGCACAATTGAACGTAAAGGCTTTGGTTCAGGCACCTGGGCACTTGTTAGCAACAATGGCGAAACCTACGAGCTACGCAAAGCTCCGGCTGATTTACAACAAGTGGGATTGAAGGTGAAAGTAAACGGTCAAATCCGTGAGGATGTGATGACCATTGCCATGATTGGTCCTGTTTTAGAAGTAGACCAATTTGAAGTAATCAGTCGTTGAAGCAAACTGACTGGTATCAATATCACTGATATCAATATCCTGATATCAATATCAAATTAACCACCGATACCAACACAAAAGGGGGCGATCGCCCCCTTTGATTGTTTGTGTGATTTTACAAGTTGTGTAATCTTACAAGCAACTAAAACGGGCGGAAAATAAAGGGGTAACGGAACGGTTGATCAGGAACATTTAAGCAGTGCACAATCGCCCAAATCGTCAATCCCCAGTGCACCAACCACCAAATTCCGCCTGCCAATCCAAAGGTAATAAACGATAACGGAACTAAGATAATGCCGTAAAGCCAGACATTGAAGTGAAAATTAATGGCTTCCTTCGCATTATCCTTAACTACTGAGTCTTCCGAAAGAAACAGCAGCGCAATTGGAATCCCGATGGAAACAAACAACCCACTGAAAAAAATCGAGGCATGAGCCAGAGAAGATAAAAACTTGCGCTTATCGCTTTCGTAAATTTCAGGTGTTTGCATCTCCACCTCGTGATCCAACTAAAGCTTAACTACATTGACACTATATCGTTAACTTACGAAAAAACTGTTAGGGAGAACATCCCTCGTAATACAGGGATTTCCGAATAGTAGAAGGCCTTTATCTGGCTATTTTGTGAGCAAACCAGCTTAAATCTCGCTGTAACTCATGACGCAGTGCCCGTGTCCATTCGCGGGTTGTCATGGGAAACAGTTGCTCATACGGGTGAAAAATCCTGGCTCCCGTTTTGGTCTGCAAATGTCGATAGATTGGGATTAAAGAAATTTCACGCTTTGCCGGATTTAGTGGATTAGGATCCAGTTTCAAACGCACTGAATTCACCGCCCGCTGTAACGGATTCTTCACCTGAAACACGGGGTCCACATCAACCCACCAAGCGTTGAATCCATGATTTTCACAAAATGGAATACCGAAGATTTGAGCATACATCGGAATCCGATATTCTATAAATCCTAACTCCGGCTGTTCTATAATCGAGTATTGCTCTAGAAATGCTTTGGGAAAACAGATCACAATAAACAAACACCCTAGAGGCTCATCACGATAGTTGTAGGTTTTGGTAACGTACTCAAGAAACTTAAGATATTGCTGTCTGCGCTCTGGAACTTTTGGCGCTACCCACTCCCAATCGTTTTCTATTTCCCGAATCGGCCTCAATCCGGATAGCAAAATCTGCTCAGGTTTAAGAGTGGGGAACAGATGCTCAACTGATTCAAAAACTAACATATCCCACTGCACGATCGCGATCGTATCCCAGTCAAGACATTTTCCACGCTCCCGAAACCAATGAGTAATCATCAAGTCTCCCTGAAGCCATTTCCAGAGAGAATCCTTGTTCTCCTTGAACACATAGAAGTCATCAAGATACTCACCCAACAAAGCTTGGTATTGCTCAGCAGTGGCTGGATCTCCTCCATACAACCCATAAATCGGCACATGAGGATTATATTGACGCAAAAGCTCGAGGCGATTTTTGCACACATTCGGCTGTTTATAGAACCAAAACAAAATCGCCAGCTTCATTAGCAGATCCTCTCTGCGGTCACTGCGGGAATAGATGAGGCTAAACCTAAAACCTCAATGTACTGTTGGGTAACTGTTTCCAGCCTAAATTGATCCAACCATTGAGGCTCAACTTTTTTAGCCTGACCTGACAAAACCTCTAAGATCGCTTCTGCGATCGCCTGACTATCCCCAACAGGGGTTAACCAACCATACCGACCACCATCCAACACTTCTGATGGACCACTTCTACAATCTGTCGCAACAATTGGTGCTCCAGCCGCCATTGCCTCAATTAAAACATTCCCCAACCCTTCCCAAATTGAAGATAAAACAAATACAGACGCACGACTCATATACTTAAAGGGGTTTTGAGTATGCCCCAACAATGCTACGTGCTCGCCTAAACCCAGTTGCCCAATCAAGGCTTCTAACTTTGGTCTGTCAGGTCCCGTCCCTAAAATTACCAACCGAGCAGGAACCACTTTCTGTACTTGAGCGAACCCTCGAATCAGGGTTGGGAAATCATTTTGATCAATTAGCCGACCAACCGAAAGAATTACCGGGATCTCATTGTCTCTAAACCAGGGATGCTCCACAGTTTCATTAGCTTTCTCGACAAAATCAGGTGTGATCACCGGATTATAGATGACCTGAACCCGTTCTAACGGTAAATTAGCAACTCGCGCTAAATCTTCTGCCGCACCCCGCGAAACTGCAACAACTTCGTCAGCCCAGGGATAAAAGAGTCTCACTAATCGTGTTGGACGACCAGGCGACAATCCTAAAAACTCCAACGGACGTTGCAGCGGCGGACGCACCTTCTCTAGAGGACCGAGAGCACCCTGCTCACAAACCACGACCCTAGCATTAGATCTCGCTAGGCGCTTCGCCACGATCGCAACCTCAGTACTAAAGTGCAAACTCGCAAGAATAGCATTTGGCTGCTTTTGGCGCAGATAGTTAACAAACGCGGGAACACTGGTTCGTAGCCGAGGAGCATTCAGATCAACAACCTTTGCTCCCTTTGGGATTTGATGTAAAAAAGGACCTTTGGCTTGCTGCAAAACAATATCTACTTCTAGACCTTGTTTCACAAAACCATACGCTAAATTTATCAATGCCCGCTGAACACCGCCTTCCTCTAAATTGTCAAGCAACAAACTGACCCGAGGGGCAGGTTGAGAAGCCGTTGGAACTTGCTGAGTCATGACTCGATTCATCCAATACTTGATCAATATGCTTCGAATCCGGTATCTCTGCCTGTAGGGGCAATTTCATCGATATTCCTGTTACAAGCATCAAGTCAATGACAGGTGATGGAAACGCAACCGTCTGATTTGATCATCCAACACTATTGCTGAATCTCAGCATAGCTAGTCCGTCTCATATCGTAATCGGGACCTTTTCCTCGGATATAGTTTGCGATCGCCCTTACGTAATGCATCACGTTACACCGATAGGTTTCAAACTCACTTCCCAAAATTGCGACACTCGGATTCACCGACCTTCTCACCGTTGGAGCCGCACTCGCATACATTGGCTTCAGATGAGCAGGATAATAGTGGGCTGTTAACGACTTCCGGCTAAACCGCGGATCCTGATTGTTGTACGCTCCATGAATCGTATAAGGGTGCCAAAAGAGTACATCACCTTTACTCAAAGGAAAGCTGCGATATTCATAGCCCCCTTCATTAATCAAAGCATTAATGGATTTTACAAAAGCATCATGATCTGAAAAATTAGCTGCATTATCCCGTTCAATCACTTTCCCTTTGTGGCTACCAGGAAGCACAAAAAAGCAACCTGCACTTTCATGAATATCTTCCAGCGCATACCAAACGGCAACCATCTGTCCAGGAGGATCAGAATCTAAATAGTAGTGATCCTGGTGTTCAATAGTTCCGGTAGATTTATCAAAAAACATGTTTTGCATCATGACATGGCCAGAAGCGCCTGAGAGAGAACCCAGCACATCAATTACTGCGTCATCAACTAAGCAATGCTCCACTGATTGAGAAAACCCTCGCCAAAGTTTCAAACTCGCAGGATTCAACATCGAATTCTCAATAAAGCCTTCTGGAGTCAGTTTAGGACGAATGGGAAGATGAGTATCCTGGCTGAAAAATACAAACAACCTGGACCGTTTGATTTGCTCATAAGCTGCGAGAAGCGTTTGAATTTTGGAGTGATTGAGCAATCCTTGAACCACGACATAGCCATAAGAGTCGTAATAATTTTTGATTGCGTCCTTCTCACTTGCGGGGAACTTTGTTAGTGTCATTCTATGCTCCAAAAAAACTTTAATAACTTAGACAGGCGATGCGATGCCTAAAACGTCGAGATACTTCCGAGTTGCGGTCTCTAGTCCAAACTGATCCAGCCAAGTCAGATCAATTGGTTTGGGATTGCCTGATAGCACCTGTAAGATGGCATCAGCAAGGGCGTCACTATCTCCAACAGGAGTTAAGTAACCGTATTTCC is a window of Leptolyngbyaceae cyanobacterium JSC-12 DNA encoding:
- a CDS encoding hypothetical protein (IMG reference gene:2510096842) → MQTPEIYESDKRKFLSSLAHASIFFSGLFVSIGIPIALLFLSEDSVVKDNAKEAINFHFNVWLYGIILVPLSFITFGLAGGIWWLVHWGLTIWAIVHCLNVPDQPFRYPFIFRPF
- a CDS encoding hypothetical protein (IMG reference gene:2510096841), with the translated sequence MSIQVEGTIERKGFGSGTWALVSNNGETYELRKAPADLQQVGLKVKVNGQIREDVMTIAMIGPVLEVDQFEVISR
- a CDS encoding subtilisin-like serine protease (IMG reference gene:2510096840~PFAM: Subtilase family), producing the protein MKRFLLLVLFLVGLGWALTNYQGLATQGTYNSIILDFREDVGAAQIESQIEAIANEFKIAPRYNSEFSLSDHIFVVSGDPTFLNKLKQSELRKYTEYIEPNYIYSNYAIPNDPDYGKQWNMRSINVEQAWDETKGKDITVAVIDTGISPVPDLQDTKFVAGYDFVNDQSEAKDDNGHGTHVAGTIAQATNNNFGVAGIAYEATLMPLKVLSADGGGTVADIAEAIRFAADHGADVINMSLGGGGESNLMKEAIAYAHSKNVVVVAAAGNSGRNAAEYPARYPYVIGVSALDAAGTKTPYSNYGAGIDISAPGGLINGDDKLGGILQNTVNPQTGESVFEAYQGTSMASPHVAGVAALVKAMGVENPDEVEDVLKQASLRVEDDPLNHYGAGKLNAAEAVKLAGKGKFSFRDFFRWLRDNGYLNPRFWFDGGVIALWPKLLMVLGSYLLAWFLKHYFPFAWTWSLSTGLVMGSSGLFFLRGLYLYDAPQWPFRLMGSSIPEMGSAVQANGLLNPFFASVLIPLVLVVLFLGHASWKWFAVGTTIGVAVCLAVSAVNAPGLMWLGDGAIARIFLVVNALLCFALVRLVLKPETRTS
- a CDS encoding hypothetical protein (IMG reference gene:2510096843) — protein: MKLAILFWFYKQPNVCKNRLELLRQYNPHVPIYGLYGGDPATAEQYQALLGEYLDDFYVFKENKDSLWKWLQGDLMITHWFRERGKCLDWDTIAIVQWDMLVFESVEHLFPTLKPEQILLSGLRPIREIENDWEWVAPKVPERRQQYLKFLEYVTKTYNYRDEPLGCLFIVICFPKAFLEQYSIIEQPELGFIEYRIPMYAQIFGIPFCENHGFNAWWVDVDPVFQVKNPLQRAVNSVRLKLDPNPLNPAKREISLIPIYRHLQTKTGARIFHPYEQLFPMTTREWTRALRHELQRDLSWFAHKIAR
- a CDS encoding hypothetical protein (IMG reference gene:2510096838), producing MGTNHPKSVSGRSKPSTNAGKSVLQKGMRVASPQLCAQQLSTVSPLTRKSYWGIVWAIALIAGLASGLVGISWLSVQLIVNPQSVKWVNRFVPGWITDRVIEQPAKSLQEIRSELHQQGKLPGDFISLGKSLSFWDGKTPAADWLLPVRQVEANCMFNCDRIVELRVYQTATDQRRSLITKDAYYLVRQLAITGLEESFAIAPLVEASSENQGSSRALPLTQIDRYEGTVPKQGVWLNLSGTHKRGNDAIAYGQILYYHPAHYHLSVKLQWTSPSEDEPVWKEVSGGGTPELIVNQTIGMEPSFEIYQVKPHNFVHSPVQLEPISVTEPVLEDSHYRSALLLARSRLWSTSLKWLQSFQQRSPQQWSAATQAQLDLIRWHALATQNQAEGSWSSPGQQILANLIDGRWERALTVFESSAEASQETLGVLKTDKGRLENRIKASLRVSPDKLAVKSWGTLLIAAQQGRSAAIAWLKKQPHTTTKDIASIQILIQRLDPNFSLLPSAQQHLQPHLTGDIQR
- a CDS encoding hypothetical protein (IMG reference gene:2510096839), which codes for MERGLLWLPLLVFFIGLAWTGWREYQKVEAYQKWAESFDRAKYDIFSVIGQKGDELTWGVPTRQGPIQLQTFSLKTVHAVRLLVNGQLVEMERPPGKGRAELEFVDRDRSTSIRIPFTDPVLAGRWGQHLQKEMEQLRAEST